The Pseudomonas sp. HOU2 DNA window GCGGTCTACGAAGAGGGCCATGTCGGCCGCGCTGCCGAACGCCTGTCGATCTCGCAACCGGCGCTGTCGCAGCAGATCCGCCAGCTCGAACAGAACCTCGACGTCACGCTGTTCGAGCGCAGCAGCAAGCGCCTGTTGCCGACCCTCGCCGCGCACACGCTGTACAACCACGCCCTGCCACTGCTCGACGGTTTGCAGCGTGCGCGGGAAGCGCTGGGCAACTTCAAGGGGCAGGCCTTGCGCACGCTGGCGATCGGCGTACTGCAAACCGTGCACACCAGCCTCGTGCCGCAAATGCTCGAACGGGTACGCAAGGCGCAGCCGCATCTTGTGGTGCAGATCTATGAACTGACGGGCCTGGAGATCGAGCGCCGTTTGCTCAACGGCTCGCTGGACATCGGCATCAGCTACCTGCCGCCGCGCCAACCGGGGCTGCATGGCGTGATGCTGTATGAAGATGAGCTGACGCTGGTCATCCCGGCGGATCATCCGCTGCGTGAATTCAAGAAAGTCTCGATGCGGCAGGCTGCGGAATTGCCAATGTTGCTGCTGGGCGAAGAGTTTCAGATCCGGCAGATCTGGCAGGCCCAACTGACCAGCCTGGGTCGGCGCCCGCAAGTACAGGCCGAGCTGAACAATATGCTGGGGATTCTCGACAGTCTGCCGCACACCAAACTGGCGACGGTGCTGCCCGGGCGCTCACAGAGGGAATACGACGAGCAGGATCTGCTGTGGAAGCCGTTGAGCGAACCACGGGTGCCGCTGAAGGTTGGACTGGTATGCCGCGACGTGCAGCGTCAACAGGCGTCTTTGGCGTTGCTGCGCACATTGCTGGAAGAAGTGATTCAGCGTGAGGACAAACTGCTTAAAGCCACGCCGCCACTGGATCCGCTGGCCTGAAAACTTTTCTGCAGGCAAAAGAAAACCCCGCCGAAGCGGGGCTTTGCAGACTGTTTCCCTGACATCCATTTCACTCCGCCATCCTGGCAGAATCCTACGTGTCCGTGTTGTTGCTTTGCGCTTCCTGCGCGACGTCCATGAGTTGTAGATTAGCTGTGGATCCAATCCACGCCTATGGGAGAACAGCAGCACGTCATGTAAGAGAATGCTTACATGACGTTACATCATCAGAACTGCTCAGCATTCAGCAGGAACAGCGACTCGCTACCCGCCTTCACCGACGCGCTCAACGAGTGGATACGCGGCAGCAGTCGGGCGAAATAGAAGCGTGCGGTGCCCAGCTTGCTGGCGTAGAAATCGTCCTGCGCTTCTTTGCCCAGCGCGGCTTTCGCCATCAGTGCCCACATGTAGGCATAAGCGGTGTAGCCGAACGCTTGCAAATATTCGACCGAGGCTGCGCCGATTTCGTTCGGATTGGTTTTCGCCCGATCCAGCAGCCACGCCGTCAGCTCATCGAGAGTGCTGACGGCATCGTTCAGCGGCTTGGTGAATTCGCCGAGGTCAGCGCTGGCGGTTGCGGTGAAGTGGCGAATCTCGTCTGCGAACAGCTTGTAGAACGCGCCACCGCTGCCGACGATCTTGCGCCCGACCAGGTCCAGCGCCTGAATGCCGTTGGTGCCTTCGTAGATCTGGGTGA harbors:
- a CDS encoding LysR family transcriptional regulator encodes the protein MDFKQLRYFVAVYEEGHVGRAAERLSISQPALSQQIRQLEQNLDVTLFERSSKRLLPTLAAHTLYNHALPLLDGLQRAREALGNFKGQALRTLAIGVLQTVHTSLVPQMLERVRKAQPHLVVQIYELTGLEIERRLLNGSLDIGISYLPPRQPGLHGVMLYEDELTLVIPADHPLREFKKVSMRQAAELPMLLLGEEFQIRQIWQAQLTSLGRRPQVQAELNNMLGILDSLPHTKLATVLPGRSQREYDEQDLLWKPLSEPRVPLKVGLVCRDVQRQQASLALLRTLLEEVIQREDKLLKATPPLDPLA